Within Flavobacterium pisciphilum, the genomic segment TAGAGGTAACACCTACCTCTTTTGTAACCGAAAACAATTACTTTAAAACTCAAGATGATGCTGTAGCAAGTGTCAATGCTGTATATGCTTCTTTGAGCCTTGATCCTGGTGAGCAAAGTTTGTTTGGAAGAAATCTTTACTTCTTAACTGATATGGCTACTGATTATGCTGCCGCTGGAGTTTCGGCAACCAACCCACAGGTTAGAGCTTTAAGCAGTTTGACTCATGATGCTACTTCTGATCGTGTTCAAGTGGCTTGGCGCCAAATCTACTCTGGAATAAACAGAGCTAACGTAGCAATCGATAATATCCCTAACGTATCTGGTTCTGAGGTTGTGAAAACAAGATTAATCAATGAAGCAAAGTTTATTAGAGCACTTCTATACTTTCAGGCTGTTCGCCTTTGGGGTGATGTGCCAATTGTTTTACATGAACCAAAATCAATACAATTAGAGAGTTTAAAATCAAGAAGAGAGACAGTAGATGCTGTTTATCTTCAAATAATTTCAGACTTAAAAGATGCAGAAAGCTTACCTTCTACTTATCCTGCAAATGATGCTGGACGTGCCACATCGGGAGCTGCAAAAGCTATTTTGGCTAAAGTGTATTTGACAAGAAAAGATTGGCCTAATGCAATTCTTAAATCCAATGAAGTTATTAATGGTGGCTATGGATATGCGCTTTTTGAAAATTTTGCGGATGTATTTAATAAGACGAAAAAGAATGGAAAAGAGCATATTTTCTCTGTACAATTCGAACCTAACCAAGCAGGAAATGGATCTAGCGGAAGTACTTTTCAAGGTACCTCGTTTACAGGATTTACAGCTACAGAACCAGCAGATATTATTTCGGATGTAGCTTTATTTTATGATACCTATGCTACAGGAGATACAAGAAGAGATGTGAGTTATGCTAAACAATTACTCAATCCTAGCACTGGAACCCTGTATACTTTTCCAAAACCAATATTTAAAAAATACTTAGATCTAACAAACTTAGCTACACCAAGTAATGTGGCCATTAATTTTCCAATTATTCGCTACGCTGATATCTTATTGTCATTAGCAGAAGCCACAAATGAGCAATCTGGTCCTACTACCGAAGCATATGAAGCGTTGAACCAAGTAAGAAGAAGAGCGTATGGAAAACCAATCAATAAGCCAGATCCTACAATTGATTTATCTGGATTAACACCACAAACATTTAGAGCTGCTATTCAAGAAGAACGTAAAAAAGAGTTTGTTCAGGAAGGACAACGCTGGTATGATTTAGTGCGTTGGGGAACTTTGGTTACCGAAGTAAAAAAAGTAGCAGCTAAAACGTCTGTTTCCGAAAGAAATAATCTATACCCAATTCCACAAAGCGAGCGCAGTATTGATCCAATAGGATTACCACAAAACACAGGATATTAACTACAAACCATAAATAAAACTATTTAGAAATGAAAAAAATCAAAAATAACAGTAAAATCAAAAGTCCTAAAAATGGGCTTTTGATTACTGCTTTACTAGTTGCACAATTAGGAGCAGTACCAACATTTGCACAAACCACACCAGATACAAACTTTAAGGGGGTAATTGGTAAAACCTTAGCCGATTCAAAAGAATATTGGCCAGAGCCTGTTACAGCCCCAAAAGACGCTCCAAATATTGTATGGATATTGCTTGACGATGTCGGATTTGGTGCATCAAGTTCTTTTGGTGGATTGATACAAACCCCAACTTTTGATAATCTAGCAAATAATGGTTTGCGTTACACCAACTTTCATACAACTGCTATTTGTGCGCCAACCCGTGCTGCATTATTAACTGGAAGAAATTCTGGAAAAGTACATGTTAGCGGATTCTCTCATACAGTTATGTCGGCAGGTTTTCCTGGTTGGGACGGAAGAATTCCATCTGATAAAGGAACCATAGCAGAGATCTTAAGAGAAAAAGGATACAACACTTTTGCAGTAGGTAAATATGGTTTGACTCCTGATGAAGAAGCGACTGATGCTGGGCCATTTGACAGATGGCCAACAGGTAAAGGTTTTGAGCACTTCTTTGGTTTCTTAGGATCGCAAACAGATCAATACAAACCCGATTTAGTCGAAGACAATACCCATGTTACTCCTGATGGCAGACATTTAACAGATCAGATTACTAATAAAGCCATTAGCTATATCACAAAGCAACACAAAGTTGCTCCAAACAAACCATTCTTTTTGTACTATGCACCAGGAGCAGTTCATGCACCTCATCAAGTTGAAGCGTCTTGGAGCGATCCGTATAAAGGAAAATTTGATGAAGGTTGGGATGTGTACCGTGAGAAAGTTTTAGCTAATCAAAAGAAATTAGGAGTAATTCCTGCTAATGCGATATTACCAGAACGCAATCCGCTTATTACCGATTGGAAAAAACTAACTCCTGACCAGAAGAAAGTATATGCTAGATTCATGGAAGTATATGCTGGATATCTTACTTATACTGATCACGAAATTGGTCGAATCATAAAACATTTAAAAGAATCCAATCAATTAGACAACACACTTATTTTTGTTGCAATTGGAGATAATGGGGCTAGCAAAGAAGGAACTTTGCAAGGTACTATCAACCAATCTCTTTTTTCTAAAACTGCATCCGATGAACAGAATCTTCAGAATAATTTAAATAACATTGGAGAAATTGGAACTGCAAAAGGGCTTAACACAAATTATCCTTTAGGATGGGCACAAGCTACAAATTCACCTTTTAAAAACTGGAAGCAAGACGCACAATCAGAAGGAGGAACACGCAATCCGTTAATTGTTTATTATCCAAAAGGAATCAAAGAAAAAGGAGGAATAAGAAATCAATACAGTCATGTAATCGATCTACTTCCTACTACCCTAGATGTTGCTGGAATTAAAGCACCAGAGTATATCCGAGAGATTAAACAAGATAGCATACAAGGTTCCTCTCTATATGCTTCACTAAATAACGCTAAAGCAGAATCCTTACACAAAGTACAATACTATTACATTTTTGGTAACAGAGCCATTTATAAAGACGGTTGGAAAGCGGCAACAGCACATCTTCCTGATTCATTTGCAATAAAAAATTCATTAGGTAAAAATGAAGTTCCTGTGACTAGCAATTTTGACAAAGATGTTTGGGAGCTATACAATCTAAACGAAGATTTTAACGAGCGTATTGACTTGGCAAAGAAATATCCTGAGAAATTGGCAGCGCTAAAAAAGGTATTTGATGAGCAAGCAAAAGAAAACAACCTTTATCCATTAATCGACTGGCAAGATGTATTTAATAGAAGAATACATAACACTGGCGTAAATAAAGATAAAGACCTACAGGAATTGGTAAAAAAAGCAACCCAAACTGGGGCAACTAATTAATAAACAAATCTAGAATTCAGGTCTTTTACCTCAACATAAAAAGACCTGATTCTTTTAAATAAATAATAAAAAATCACAGACTATGAAACGAGTAGACTTTGAAATAATAGGAAAAAAAATCCTCGTTGGAGCGATTATTTTTTTAGTTCCGCTAATCATTTTGGTTGGAGGATTAACATTAATTAATCAAATTTTAAAATAAAGAATCATGGCAGTAACTCATAATTCAAATAGCAAACTTACAAGAGATTTAAGCATTAGTCTTTTGTTATATTCCTTACCTGTAGTAGCTATTTACTTGTATTTTAAATTAAATAATGGCATTGTAACCGAATCCCATCTTTCATTACCCTCTTATTTAGAATTTGCAAAACCTGCATTTCAAAATATCCGTAGTTGGGGATTAATAGTCTTTATGCTGGTTTTAGGCATCGTAGAATTTACTGCTGGTTTGTATGATGATCAATGGACTGGTGAAGAACGCAAAATAGATATTGTTTGTTTCTTGGCTCCTAAATTACTTTTACCTCCAGTAGTTGCTTTTTTTAGTTTAACCGTTTTACCTCATTTAATTCCAAATCTAGAAAACTCACTTTCTTGGGTTCCGTTTTGGGGAGGCTTTTTCTTAATTGCTATAGCCGATGATTTAACTCAATATTGGTACCACCGCTTGCATCATCAAGTTCCGTTTTTATGGCGTTTTCATAGAACACATCATTCGGCTCCATACATGGGAATGGCAATGGCTTCTAGACAAAACTTTATCTACACCATTTTCTTTTCTCAGATTTACTTAACAGCTACTTTAACGTATTTAGGCTTGGGGCTACCTGCTTTATTTGTTTTGGTTATCAAAAGCTTTATCACTTTGGGAGCGCATTCTAGTATTGCTTGGGACAAGCCATTTTATAAATACAAAGTATTACATCCTATTGCATGGGTTTTAGAGCGTTTAATTTCGACTCCAGCCACACATCACGCACATCATGCCGATACTAGCGGAGATGGTGTAGGACATTTTAAAGGCAACTTTGGTAATATGTTCTTCATTTGGGATATGATCTTCGGAACAGGATTAATTACGCGAAAATTTCCAAAATCGTACGGAATGAAATCGTACAAACAAGAAGAATGGTATGCACAATTTCTTTGGCCGATACTCAAATCTAAAAAAGAAGGAAGCGCCTTGGCAGAAGGTGTTCTTGCAGTTCCTGTAACTCAAAAAGCAAGCAACACACCTTCTCCTAGTCCCATTTATTATGAACAGCAAACCCAATCTTAAAAACATGAAAAATTCAAAACTTAAAAATAGTATCACAGCACTAGTCTTGCTATTTACAATCCTAGGCTTTTCGCAAGATAAAAATTCAAATATAGTATCGCTAGAAGTATTTTATACGAAGATTAAAAGTCAAAAAAATCCTCAGATAATTGATGCTCGAGATGCAGAAGAATTTGCATTGAATCATATCAATGACGCAGTCAACTTTAATTTACAATCAGAAAATTATGCCAAGTATGTAGCAGCATTAGATAAATCAAAACCAGTATTTATTTATTCTATCGGTGCAGGACGAAGTGTAGCCTTAGAAAAAGAATTATTAAAAAATGGATTCAAAGAAGCCTACAGTTTAGAAGGTGGAATTGCCAACTGGATTGGAAACGGAAAGCCATTTTATGCTAGTTCCAAAAGTAAATTATCCTTAGCGGAATACAACAAAATTATTGCCGATAATAATACTGTATTAGTTGATATTGGCTCTAAACACTGTGCACCTTGTAAAAAAGTAAAACCTATTTTAGAAACAATCCGAGCTCAGTATGGCGAAAATTTAAAAATTGTAGAGATAGAACTTGAAGACAGCCCACAGGTGATTGCCGATTTAAAAACAGTAAAAGTTTTCCCAACCTTGATTTTATACAAAAAAGGAAAAATTGTATTTAAGAAAGAAGGCTTAGGTGATTTAAAAAATGATGTTGATGTGGCTTTGAATTAAAGACGCTGAGGTTCTGAGACACTAAGGTTTTCTGTGGAGGCGCACCGCAGTGCGTCTAAAGATGCTAAGATATTTTATCAATAAATTAAAAATTATTCTCGCAATATTGTCTTTCTGAGGAACGAAGAACCTACACGAGTAGCTCGCCAATTTAAGAATACTTTATGTTAGTTTCTTTCGGAGATTCTTCGTTCCTCAGAATAACAAGTTGGGGTTAATTCACTCCTTCTTTGCCATACCTACAAGGTCAAAAAGGTCTTGCCTAAAAAAACAAAAAATATTAAAATGTCAATTAAAACAAAACAATATACCATTCACGAAGACTGGACAGTAGTCCTATTGGGATTTTTAATAATCGGAATATCTCTTTTTATTTTTCTCCCTTCTGTTCCTGTATTCAAATGGTCGAATGGAAATGATTTACTATATCATGTATTCGATTCTGAAAATTTACAAATCATTGGTTTACAATTTATATACCTTATTTCTATAGGAACAATTGGAGCTTATTTAACGGGAAAGTCCGCAAAGAACTTCTTATTGGGTTTTCCAATTGTTTATGTGCTAACCATAGTAGCTTTGATTATTGCAGGAAATACTACGATAAAAGGATTCAATCTAGAAGCTGTAATTTTTAGTTTGATTATAGGTTTAAGTATTGGTAATTTTTTCAAACTTCCTGAATGGTTTCGTTCCGCATTGTCAACAGAAATATTTGTAAAAATTGGATTGGTTCTATTGGGAACAAGCGTAATCTTCTCAGACATTCTTAAAGCCGGAACCTTAGGATTATTTCAAGCTTTAGTAGTCGTACTATCCGTTTGGTACTTTGCGTATTGGTTGTGCAAAAAACTAAAAGTTGATGATGAGCTAACTATGATGATTTCTAGCGCAGTTTCAATCTGTGGTGTTTCGGCAGCTATTGCAACATCCGGTGCCATCAAGGGAGATTCAAAAAAACTATCCTATGTTATTTCAATGGTATTGGTTACGGCAATTCCTATGATGTTATTTATGCCCATAATTGCCAAGTATTTCAACTTCCCCGAAGAAGTAACAGGAGCTTGGTTGGGTGGTAGTATTGATACCTCAGGTGCTGTTGTTGCATCTGGTTCGCTCGTAGGAGAAACGGCTTTAAAAATAAGTACGATTGTAAAATTCTCTCAAAATGTCTTGTTAGGCTTAGCTGCTTTTGCCATATCTGTTTATTGGACCTATACACATAATAAATCGGACGAGGCAGTCGCATCCAAACCGACATTAGGAATCATTTGGGAACGCTTCCCCAAGTTTGTTATCGGTTTTATAGCCGCTTCATTAGTCTTTTCATTCCTTCTTACACCCGAAGCTCGAGATGAAGTCAAGGACAGTTTAAAGAACTTACAAGGTATTTGGTTTGCACTGGCTTTTACAAGTATAGGTTTAGAAACCAACTTTAAAGATTTACTAAGCAACAACAGTAAGAAACCATTATATGCTTTTTTAATAGCACAACTATTCAATGTTATTATTACCCTAATCATTGCCTTACTATTATTTAGCAATTAAAATACAGGCAGGATTGAGCCAACAAAAATTTAAAATAAAAATGAAAAAAATAGTTATTACACTAAACCTTCTGCTTGCAACAGTTGCCTTAGTTCCCGCACAAAACCAAGCGTCAAAACCCAATATTATTCTTATTATGGTTGATGATATGGGCTATTCAGATTTGGGAAGTTATGGATCAGAGATTAAGACACCAAACCTAGACAAACTAGCCAAAGAAGGGTTGCGCTTACGGGAGTTTTACAACAATTCTATTTGTGCGCCAACGCGAGCTTCGTTATTAACAGGTCAATATCAGCATAAAGCAGGCGTTGGATTCTTTGATGTTAATCTTGGATTACCAGCCTATCAAGGCTATTTAAACAAAGAATCATTAACCTTAGGAGAAGTTTTTCGCTCGGGCGGATACAGCACTTTATTATCCGGAAAATGGCATGTCGGTTCTGAAGATCAAGCGCAATGGCCAAACCAAAGAGGATTTGATAAATTTTACGGAATCCTAAAAGGAGCATCAAATTATTTTGACACTAAACCTTTGCCTTTCGGAAAAACCCCATATCCAGTAAAACTGCTAAAAAACAATGTCGAATTACATCCAAAAGATGATTCCTATTATTTTACAGATGAAATAGGAAATAATGCAGTAACATTTCTAGAAGAACAAAACAAAGAAAACAAGCCTTTCTTCCTGTATTTAGCTTTTACAGCACCACACTGGCCACTACAAGCAAAACCTGTAGATATTGCCAAATACCGAGGAAAGTTTGATGAAGGCTGGGATGTTTTAAGAGAAAGAAGAATTCAGAAATTAAAAGAAAACGGAATCCTCCTAGCCGATCAAACTATTGCTCCAAGAGATCCCGAAGTACCAGAATGGAGCAAATTAACCTATGATGAAAAACAATTTTGGAAAGCTAAAATGGAAGTTTATGCGGCCATGGTTGATAATATGGACCAAAATGTTGGAAAAGTTTTAGCTGAATTAAAAGCATTGAAGAAAGATAAAAACACGCTAATTATTTTCATTTCTGATAATGGAGCACAAGGAGGTTTTAATAGCTACAATCAATTAAACAGGGGGCTTGTAAGAAACACAGGTCCAGTAGGAACCTCGGGGTCGTTTGATTATCAAGAACAAAACTGGGCTTACTTATCCAATACCCCGCTGCAACAATATAAAAACAATATGCACGAAGGAGGTTTTAGCTCTCCATTTATTGCATGGTATCCATCACAAATAAAAGCTGGAAGAATTGATAAAGGAACAGGACATATCATAGACCTCGCTCCTACTTTTTATGAATTGGCTGGAATAGAATATCCAAAAGAATATAATGGCACGGCGTCTAATCCTCTGGTTGGAAGGAGTCTATTACCTGTTTTATTTAATAATGTTTCACAGGTAAATAGAGGCGCCCCATTATTTTGGGAAAGAGCAGGCAACCGCGCTGTAAGAGATGGCAAATGGAAATTAGTTTCTATTTATCCATCTTATGAGTGGGAACTCTACAACATTGATACTGATAGAGGCGAAACAACCAATGTAGCACAACAAAACCCTGCAATTGTAAATCAATTATCAGAAAAATATTTTGATTGGGCAGAAAAAACAGGAGTAGTTGAATACAGCAAATTCAAGCTAAAAAGTGAGCTGATGCCTGGTGGAGCTCCTCTAAAGAAATAGTTGCTTTTTTTGATATTTTAAGCAATTATAAACAAAAAGCGATAGTTCTTGGACTATCGCTTTTGATATTTAACAGCAAATAAAACTACACAATAAATAAAGAATACCAATATTAGATAAAAACTACACAACCATACTGTTAAATAACAACAAACAAACTATATAAATTGAATTAAAAATTAAACTATTAACAATAGTAATCATTTATTTTAAGACAAATACACAAATAAAACCCATAATGTTACATTTTATACAAAAACACGCTTATTTGTGATATTTTATGTTAAAAAATAAACATTCATTAACATATATTTAAGATATTTGAGAACTAACCTTAAACTTTAAAAAATGAAAATTAACTTAAAGTATTTTTTATGGCTTGTGTCGGTATTATTAGTGCAAATAGCCAATGCACAAGAAGGATTTATATCTGGTATAGTCACCGACTCAAAGAAAATCCCTATTCCTGGAGTAAACATCCTCGTAAAAGGAACAAAGACCAGTACACAAACTGATTTTGACGGAAAATTTAAGATAGCCGCAAACAAGGGAGATCTTTTAATTGCAAGTTATGTAAGTTTTGCTACAGTTCAAGTACCAGCAACAAATTCAATGACAATTCAGTTAACCGAAACTCAAAATGAACTTGAGGCTGTTGTAGTTGTTGGTTATGGAACTCAGACTAAAAAGAATCTAACAGACAACATTGCTAGAGTAACAGCAAAAGACATCCAACAAATACCCGTTTCCAATCTGCAAAATGCGTTGGTAGGTAAATTAGCTGGGGTACAAATTACTCAAACAAATGGTAAAATCGAAGGAGGTATAAGTGTTAGAGTTCGTGGTGCAGCAAGTATTAGTGCTGGAACACAACCCTTATATGTACTAGATGGTATTCCGTTAATTACTGACGATGAATCTGGTAATGGAGCTCCAACCAATCCCCTATTGACATTAAGCACAAACGAAATTGAATCTATCGATGTTTTAAAAGATGCTTCATCTGCAGCTATCTATGGAGCACGTGGTGCAAACGGAGTTGTAATAATTACTACTAAAAGAGGAAAAGATGGAAAAGGGACTTTCTCTATTAATATGTCACAAGGAATTAGCGAGGCTACCCATAAAAAAAAATGGCTGAACTCAAAACAATATGTTGAATTATTACTTGAAGCAGGTCGAAATGTAAATGATTTAGCATCTGTAGAAGATGAATTAGAGTTTTTATCACAAGGGACAGATTGGAGAAATGGAGAAGTAAACACCGACTGGCAAAAAGAGGCTATAAAAACAGGGTATACAACCGATGCCGATTTTTCAGTTTCAGGAGGTGATGATAAAACCAAATATTTTATATCAGGCTCATACAACAAAACTATCGGAATTATTGATAGTAATAACTTAGAAAGATTAACTGCCAGAACCAACTTATCTCACAAAGTATCAGACCGTTTTACTGCAGGAATGAATATTGGTTTTTCAAGATCATTAATAAATAGAGTTCAAGATGACAATTCATTTTCAACTCCATTACAATCTGTAGCACAAGCACCAATATCTCAAGCTAGACTAGCAGACGGAAGTGCAAATCCAAATACAGAATATTCAAATTATCTTTTAGCCAAAGACAACACCTTCTGGAAAACAATTATGAGAAGAGTTATCGGAAAAGTTTACGGAGAATTAAAACTATTTTCTTCTTTAAAATTTAATTCAGACTTCTCATACGATCTTTTAAGTCAAACAGAAGATTACTGGCAAGGAAAAAAAGCCCCGTTTATGGCAACAGATGGTGCTGTATTTGCAACCTCAGTAAATACCGAAAATTATGTTTTTAGTAACTATTTTACTTTCGATAAAACATTTGCAGAAAAACATACTATAAACGCAGTTGCAGGTATGGAATTCAATAAATACAACAGACGCTACCAAGATGTGAATAGTATTTATTTTCCAAATGATTCCTTTCAAACTGTTGATGGTGGTGCCGAAGTAAATGAAGGTCACGGAAGCGAAACCGATTATGCATTCGTTTCCCAATTTGGAAGATTAAATTATAGTTATGACAATAAATATCTTTTTAAAGCCAGTATCCGTCGTGATGGATCGTCACGTTTCGGGAAAAATGAAAGATTTGGAGTGTTTCCAGCATTCTCAGCAGGTTGGGTTGTATCTCAAGAAAACTTCTTAAAAGAAAATACTGTTTTAACTTACCTAAAATTAAAAGGAAGTTGGGGTAAATTAGGAAATGCAGAAATAGGAAATTTTGCTTCACGCCAATTGTACAGACCTAATCCTTATAATTTAAAATCGGGGCTTACTTTTGATCAAGCAGGAAATGATAATCTTAC encodes:
- a CDS encoding sterol desaturase family protein yields the protein MAVTHNSNSKLTRDLSISLLLYSLPVVAIYLYFKLNNGIVTESHLSLPSYLEFAKPAFQNIRSWGLIVFMLVLGIVEFTAGLYDDQWTGEERKIDIVCFLAPKLLLPPVVAFFSLTVLPHLIPNLENSLSWVPFWGGFFLIAIADDLTQYWYHRLHHQVPFLWRFHRTHHSAPYMGMAMASRQNFIYTIFFSQIYLTATLTYLGLGLPALFVLVIKSFITLGAHSSIAWDKPFYKYKVLHPIAWVLERLISTPATHHAHHADTSGDGVGHFKGNFGNMFFIWDMIFGTGLITRKFPKSYGMKSYKQEEWYAQFLWPILKSKKEGSALAEGVLAVPVTQKASNTPSPSPIYYEQQTQS
- a CDS encoding YeiH family protein; translated protein: MSIKTKQYTIHEDWTVVLLGFLIIGISLFIFLPSVPVFKWSNGNDLLYHVFDSENLQIIGLQFIYLISIGTIGAYLTGKSAKNFLLGFPIVYVLTIVALIIAGNTTIKGFNLEAVIFSLIIGLSIGNFFKLPEWFRSALSTEIFVKIGLVLLGTSVIFSDILKAGTLGLFQALVVVLSVWYFAYWLCKKLKVDDELTMMISSAVSICGVSAAIATSGAIKGDSKKLSYVISMVLVTAIPMMLFMPIIAKYFNFPEEVTGAWLGGSIDTSGAVVASGSLVGETALKISTIVKFSQNVLLGLAAFAISVYWTYTHNKSDEAVASKPTLGIIWERFPKFVIGFIAASLVFSFLLTPEARDEVKDSLKNLQGIWFALAFTSIGLETNFKDLLSNNSKKPLYAFLIAQLFNVIITLIIALLLFSN
- a CDS encoding thioredoxin domain-containing protein, with protein sequence MKNSKLKNSITALVLLFTILGFSQDKNSNIVSLEVFYTKIKSQKNPQIIDARDAEEFALNHINDAVNFNLQSENYAKYVAALDKSKPVFIYSIGAGRSVALEKELLKNGFKEAYSLEGGIANWIGNGKPFYASSKSKLSLAEYNKIIADNNTVLVDIGSKHCAPCKKVKPILETIRAQYGENLKIVEIELEDSPQVIADLKTVKVFPTLILYKKGKIVFKKEGLGDLKNDVDVALN
- a CDS encoding SusC/RagA family TonB-linked outer membrane protein produces the protein MKINLKYFLWLVSVLLVQIANAQEGFISGIVTDSKKIPIPGVNILVKGTKTSTQTDFDGKFKIAANKGDLLIASYVSFATVQVPATNSMTIQLTETQNELEAVVVVGYGTQTKKNLTDNIARVTAKDIQQIPVSNLQNALVGKLAGVQITQTNGKIEGGISVRVRGAASISAGTQPLYVLDGIPLITDDESGNGAPTNPLLTLSTNEIESIDVLKDASSAAIYGARGANGVVIITTKRGKDGKGTFSINMSQGISEATHKKKWLNSKQYVELLLEAGRNVNDLASVEDELEFLSQGTDWRNGEVNTDWQKEAIKTGYTTDADFSVSGGDDKTKYFISGSYNKTIGIIDSNNLERLTARTNLSHKVSDRFTAGMNIGFSRSLINRVQDDNSFSTPLQSVAQAPISQARLADGSANPNTEYSNYLLAKDNTFWKTIMRRVIGKVYGELKLFSSLKFNSDFSYDLLSQTEDYWQGKKAPFMATDGAVFATSVNTENYVFSNYFTFDKTFAEKHTINAVAGMEFNKYNRRYQDVNSIYFPNDSFQTVDGGAEVNEGHGSETDYAFVSQFGRLNYSYDNKYLFKASIRRDGSSRFGKNERFGVFPAFSAGWVVSQENFLKENTVLTYLKLKGSWGKLGNAEIGNFASRQLYRPNPYNLKSGLTFDQAGNDNLTWEKSTQTDVGFEIGFLNRISLEADYYQKDTDGLLFEVPLPLSSGESTINKNIGKIRSNGFEFTLNTKNIETENFKWNTSFNITTNKSKVKSLPNNNTDIVTEFTINRIGESISSFYLVEYAGVDPENGDALFVKNTTNADGSIDKSTTNDYSEAKRVITGNPFPTLMSGLTNTIAYKGIDFSLTFQGEWGASIYNAAGRYQSTAGDYFDNQTLDQLNRWQKPGDITSVPQARFDSSNGTQESTRYLGKSDFIRLRNITLGYSLPKQAVNDMGMSNLRFYITAVNLLTFTNYEGSDPEARRDDNNAIGQEFYSAPPARTIAMGVNINF
- a CDS encoding RagB/SusD family nutrient uptake outer membrane protein; the encoded protein is MKKIIITILLSASLLISCTELEVTPTSFVTENNYFKTQDDAVASVNAVYASLSLDPGEQSLFGRNLYFLTDMATDYAAAGVSATNPQVRALSSLTHDATSDRVQVAWRQIYSGINRANVAIDNIPNVSGSEVVKTRLINEAKFIRALLYFQAVRLWGDVPIVLHEPKSIQLESLKSRRETVDAVYLQIISDLKDAESLPSTYPANDAGRATSGAAKAILAKVYLTRKDWPNAILKSNEVINGGYGYALFENFADVFNKTKKNGKEHIFSVQFEPNQAGNGSSGSTFQGTSFTGFTATEPADIISDVALFYDTYATGDTRRDVSYAKQLLNPSTGTLYTFPKPIFKKYLDLTNLATPSNVAINFPIIRYADILLSLAEATNEQSGPTTEAYEALNQVRRRAYGKPINKPDPTIDLSGLTPQTFRAAIQEERKKEFVQEGQRWYDLVRWGTLVTEVKKVAAKTSVSERNNLYPIPQSERSIDPIGLPQNTGY
- a CDS encoding arylsulfatase, producing MKKIKNNSKIKSPKNGLLITALLVAQLGAVPTFAQTTPDTNFKGVIGKTLADSKEYWPEPVTAPKDAPNIVWILLDDVGFGASSSFGGLIQTPTFDNLANNGLRYTNFHTTAICAPTRAALLTGRNSGKVHVSGFSHTVMSAGFPGWDGRIPSDKGTIAEILREKGYNTFAVGKYGLTPDEEATDAGPFDRWPTGKGFEHFFGFLGSQTDQYKPDLVEDNTHVTPDGRHLTDQITNKAISYITKQHKVAPNKPFFLYYAPGAVHAPHQVEASWSDPYKGKFDEGWDVYREKVLANQKKLGVIPANAILPERNPLITDWKKLTPDQKKVYARFMEVYAGYLTYTDHEIGRIIKHLKESNQLDNTLIFVAIGDNGASKEGTLQGTINQSLFSKTASDEQNLQNNLNNIGEIGTAKGLNTNYPLGWAQATNSPFKNWKQDAQSEGGTRNPLIVYYPKGIKEKGGIRNQYSHVIDLLPTTLDVAGIKAPEYIREIKQDSIQGSSLYASLNNAKAESLHKVQYYYIFGNRAIYKDGWKAATAHLPDSFAIKNSLGKNEVPVTSNFDKDVWELYNLNEDFNERIDLAKKYPEKLAALKKVFDEQAKENNLYPLIDWQDVFNRRIHNTGVNKDKDLQELVKKATQTGATN
- a CDS encoding arylsulfatase yields the protein MKKIVITLNLLLATVALVPAQNQASKPNIILIMVDDMGYSDLGSYGSEIKTPNLDKLAKEGLRLREFYNNSICAPTRASLLTGQYQHKAGVGFFDVNLGLPAYQGYLNKESLTLGEVFRSGGYSTLLSGKWHVGSEDQAQWPNQRGFDKFYGILKGASNYFDTKPLPFGKTPYPVKLLKNNVELHPKDDSYYFTDEIGNNAVTFLEEQNKENKPFFLYLAFTAPHWPLQAKPVDIAKYRGKFDEGWDVLRERRIQKLKENGILLADQTIAPRDPEVPEWSKLTYDEKQFWKAKMEVYAAMVDNMDQNVGKVLAELKALKKDKNTLIIFISDNGAQGGFNSYNQLNRGLVRNTGPVGTSGSFDYQEQNWAYLSNTPLQQYKNNMHEGGFSSPFIAWYPSQIKAGRIDKGTGHIIDLAPTFYELAGIEYPKEYNGTASNPLVGRSLLPVLFNNVSQVNRGAPLFWERAGNRAVRDGKWKLVSIYPSYEWELYNIDTDRGETTNVAQQNPAIVNQLSEKYFDWAEKTGVVEYSKFKLKSELMPGGAPLKK